From the genome of Amyelois transitella isolate CPQ chromosome 16, ilAmyTran1.1, whole genome shotgun sequence, one region includes:
- the LOC106140183 gene encoding uncharacterized protein LOC106140183, protein MSEEKDLVKKRGSFKGRLTLFINYLDGLPEFDEQLDSCTVRELQLRMGKIESMYELYNEVQLRLECLADDINFRLTERAEFESLYYNSLSRAQDLLCKYNNDKESVSSDKITRISQRKPVRLPTIQLPKFNGTYSNWLEFRDTFISLIHYNNEIDQINKFHYLRASLEGSAAVVIHAVEFSAGNYDIAWKLICDRFDNKRLLVQNHLSSLFNLNTIVKESSFVLKDLIDQLNKNLRALESLGEPVKHWDTLLIYIVTCKLPQQTLREWEDHKGRIDKDIVITFSTFLQFIRTRSDLLETLELARARNNASPSKHSTGRIQSMLVANPNNYNLNNKLCPHCKSDHLLSSCSQFLALSVDARYKLMPNYKVCYNCFRVGHFANRCKRPGCKLCKRRHNILLHLTDNKHVSNSCNNNANENTSRDSSFVSMPSLPSADAGTSTDASANNLTLSADLSSSCGDNGEHRGGVLLSTALIKLCDQNDREHIVRALLDSGSTSSFMTERLCTRLNLNTSHVNGSVYGINNVSSHVGKICQVKMTSLCNSYTAKLSCFILPSLMSVMPCREIDILDLNIPDNIFLADPTFNKPSEVDILIGADLFWDLVGSQRIRLGVGKPALCHTLLGWIVSGPVTYNPGKRRSNDISCYFTQTDSSFNNDFNKIHNDLVKFWNLEEINPPFSHYSPEERLCEEHFLKNTTRLDDGHFCVRIPMKQSPSMLGDSFQRASKCFYSLERRLKSKPDYGTMYRDFMSEYIELGHMTEKTNIDISKGYFIPHHGVLRESSTTTKLRVVFNASSPTSTGLSFNDVQMVGPTVQDDLISILLRFRQHKYVLSADVAKMYRCIYVHPADRHLQQVLWRDNDGDPVKVFELNTVTYGTSSAPYLATRCLQQIGIDYKNNDSQMGESYPCSKDKIAEIIMQDFYVDDLLTGSDDLNEVKFICTEVTNALASACMPLRKWRSNVTELVSEASQSSLELDIGSNESNKLLGLDWFASSDELGFSCSTLPPKDCVTKRDILSAIARIFDPLGLLSPCVITMKMLLQRMWLDKISWDEPLSPVLNDIWNTIVKALPIINDFRVPRLVVCDVYTTLELHIFTDASERAYGACVYVRSVNHKGEYLIRLLTAKSRVAPIKPTTIPRLELCGAVVGARLCEKVLSSWRVKPSQVYFWTDSTIVLGWLQMLPAKLQPFVRNRVAEVLDKAGHCTWRHVPTDHNPADLISRGVDISVLKSLDLWWSGPSFLKQHSSHWPSPCKSLELNDLPETRPSVSLSATIRNDSLSYTLIDFSRFSNYLRLIRTVGTVLKFIKLGRKKPTASKFLSQDDLQDALNVVIIQSQKESFPEYEMLSGNRKLPNKSALIKFNVFLDDNKIMRVGGRLVNSLFCFEKKHPIILQSTHKFTKLLFEFEHIRLMHAGPQLMLASIRDSYWPIGGRNLARSCYRKCVRCCRISGRTVSPIMGNLPQQRLLPGGYPFQCTGVDYAGPIMAASRQGRGCKLIKVYIAIFVCFTTKAIHLELVSDLTSNKYLLAIFRFISRRGKPDDIYSDNGTSFVGACNELSKFLKTNCDSLSEQLANDGIKFHFIPAYSPHYGGLWEAGVKSTKFHLRRVLGNCNLTFEELNTTLVQIEAILNSRPLTPLSSDPADCTPLTPGHFLIGRPLTSLPRHDIKDHSTASLSHFQRIEQLRQHFWARWSKEFVSELQHRTKWQKGNDTLKLGALVVVKEDHLPPLKWRLGRVIAVHPGSDGIVRVADITTSVGVIRRAFNRICPLPVDAEFG, encoded by the coding sequence ATGTCTGAAGAAAAGGATCTTGTTAAGAAACGTGGTAGTTTTAAGGGACGTTTGACGTTATTCATCAATTACCTGGATGGGTTGCCAGAATTTGATGAACAGTTAGACAGTTGTACGGTCAGGGAATTGCAATTACGGATGGGGAAGATCGAAAGTATGTATGAACTTTACAATGAGGTACAGTTACGTTTAGAATGTTTAGCTGACGATATCAATTTTCGATTAACCGAACGAGCTGAGTTCGAGTCTTTGTATTACAACTCTCTGTCTAGGGCACAGGACTTActatgtaagtacaataatGATAAAGAATCGGTAAGTAGTGATAAAATTACCCGTATTAGTCAACGTAAGCCTGTTAGGTTGCCCACCATTCAGCTCCCAAAGTTCAACGGGACTTATAGCAATTGGTTGGAGTTCCGTGACACTTTTATCAGCcttattcattataataacgaaattgaccaaattaataaattccatTACTTGCGAGCGTCTTTGGAGGGATCTGCTGCTGTTGTAATTCATGCCGTTGAGTTTTCAGCCGGAAATTACGACATAGCTTGGAAATTGATATGTGATCGTTTTGACAATAAAAGATTATTGGTGCAGAATCATTTATCctccttatttaatttaaacactaTAGTGAAAGAGTCATCTTTTgtattaaaagatttaattgatcaacttaataaaaatctacgTGCATTGGAGTCACTAGGTGAGCCTGTGAAACACTGGGacactttattaatatatatagtgaCTTGTAAATTACCTCAGCAAACATTGCGTGAGTGGGAGGATCATAAGGGTCGCATAGATAAAGATATCGTAATAACATTTAGTACATTCCTACAATTCATTCGCACGCGCTCTGACTTGTTGGAAACCTTAGAGTTAGCGCGAGCTCGCAATAATGCTTCTCCCTCTAAGCATAGTACAGGTAGAATACAATCTATGCTTGTTGCGAATcccaataattataatttaaataataagttgtgTCCGCACTGTAAGTCAGATCACTTGTTAAGTAGTTGCTCACAATTCCTTGCGCTTAGTGTAGACGCCCGTTACAAGTTAATGCCTAACtataaagtttgttataaTTGTTTTCGTGTTGGTCATTTCGCCAATCGTTGTAAAAGGCCGGGTTGCAAATTGTGTAAACGCCGTCACAAtatattgttgcatttgacGGATAACAAGCATGTTTCAAATTCTTGCAATAATAATGCTAATGAAAATACATCACGAGATAGCTCATTTGTTTCCATGCCTTCGTTACCGTCCGCTGACGCTGGGACAAGCACTGATGCGAGtgcaaataatttaactttgtcTGCGGATCTCAGTTCGTCTTGTGGTGATAACGGTGAACACCGCGGTGGTGTTTTGTTGTCTACCGCTCTCATCAAGTTATGTGATCAGAACGATCGTGAGCACATAGTGCGCGCCCTGCTTGATAGTGGTAGTACTTCATCATTTATGACAGAACGCTTATGTACTCGGCTCAATTTGAATACAAGTCATGTTAATGGTTCAGTCTATGGCATAAATAACGTGAGTTCGCACGTAGGCAAAATTTGTCAGGTAAAGATGACGTCTTTATGCAACTCTTATACTGCAAAGttaagttgttttattttgccatCATTAATGAGTGTTATGCCTTGTCGTGAAATCGACATTTTAGACTTGAATATTCcagataacatatttttagcgGACCCCACATTTAATAAGCCGTCAGAAGTAGATATATTAATAGGTGCTGATCTCTTCTGGGACTTGGTCGGGTCACAGAGAATTAGACTAGGTGTAGGTAAGCCGGCACTGTGTCACACATTATTAGGCTGGATAGTTTCCGGTCCTGTTACTTATAATCCAGGTAAGCGTAGGTCAAATGatatttcttgttattttaCTCAGacagattcctcttttaataatgattttaataaaattcacaaTGATTTGGTGAAGTTTTGGAATCTGGAAGAGATAAACCCTCCATTCTCTCATTATTCACCTGAAGAAAGGTTATGTGAGGaacattttttgaaaaatacgaCACGTTTAGATGATGGTCATTTTTGTGTTCGTATTCCAATGAAGCAAAGTCCTTCCATGTTAGGAGACTCATTCCAAAGGGCatctaaatgtttttattctcTAGAACGTAGACTGAAATCAAAGCCTGACTATGGCACTATGTATCGAGATTTCATGTCTGAATATATAGAGTTAGGTCACATGACTGAAAAAACTAATATTGATATTAGTAAAGGATATTTTATTCCACATCACGGAGTGCTGCGTGAAAGTAGCACTACTACAAAGTTGCGTGTAGTCTTTAATGCAAGTAGCCCTACTTCTACAGGACTTTCATTTAATGATGTGCAGATGGTGGGACCTACGGTGCAGGATGACCTCATATCTATACTTCTTCGGTTCCGGCAACACAAATACGTGTTGTCAGCTGATGTTGCAAAGATGTATAGATGTATTTATGTTCATCCTGCTGATAGGCACCTGCAGCAGGTACTGTGGCGCGATAATGATGGCGATCCTGTCAAAGTTTTTGAGTTAAACACAGTTACTTATGGCACGTCTAGTGCACCATATCTTGCTACGCGTTGCCTTCAGCAAATAGgtattgattataaaaataacgattCCCAAATGGGTGAGTCATACCCATGTAGCAAAGATAAGATTGCTGAAATTATCATGCAGGATTTTTACGTAGATGACCTGCTGACAGGAAGTGATGATTTAAATGAGGTTAAGTTTATTTGCACAGAGGTTACCAACGCACTGGCTTCGGCTTGTATGCCGCTTAGAAAATGGAGATCTAATGTTACGGAATTAGTTTCTGAAGCTTCTCAGTCATCGTTAGAGTTAGATATAGGATCTAACGAATCTAATAAGTTGTTAGGATTAGACTGGTTTGCTAGTTCTGATGAATTGGGATTTTCTTGTTCCACGTTGCCTCCTAAGGATTGTGTGACTAAGCGTGACATACTCTCTGCCATAGCACGGATTTTCGACCCCTTAGGTCTTTTATCACCTTGTGTAATAACTATGAAAATGCTATTGCAACGCATGTGGTTGGATAAAATCTCATGGGATGAGCCATTATCTCCGGTACTTAATGATATTTGGAACACTATTGTGAAGGCATTGCCAATTATTAATGATTTTCGTGTTCCGCGCCTTGTTGTGTGTGACGTTTACACTACGTTGGAACTTCATATATTTACAGATGCGTCTGAGCGTGCCTATGGCGCGTGCGTCTATGTACGTAGTGTTAATCATAAGGGTGAATATTTGATACGGCTTCTAACGGCTAAAAGTCGAGTGGCACCGATTAAGCCGACCACCATTCCAAGGTTGGAATTGTGTGGGGCTGTGGTCGGAGCCCGTTTATGTGAGAAGGTTCTTAGTTCTTGGCGAGTAAAACCAAGTCAAGTTTATTTCTGGACTGACTCCACCATAGTATTGGGTTGGTTGCAGATGTTGCCTGCTAAGCTTCAGCCATTTGTACGCAATCGCGTTGCTGAAGTTTTAGACAAGGCGGGCCACTGCACATGGAGACACGTTCCAACCGATCATAATCCTGCAGACCTAATATCTCGTGGTGTGGATATTAGTGTTCTAAAATCTTTAGACTTATGGTGGAGCGGTCCCAGCTTTCTAAAGCAACATAGTTCACATTGGCCTTCTCCATGTAAATCATTAGAGTTAAACGATCTGCCTGAAACTCGACCTTCTGTTTCTTTGAGCGCTACTATTCGTAATGATAGTCTAAGTTACACTCTTATAGATTTTAGtagattttcaaattatttaaggCTTATCCGCACTGTAGGtactgttttaaaatttattaaattgggTAGAAAAAAGCCTACAGCTAGTAAATTTCTGTCACAAGACGATTTGCAGGATGCACTAAATGTTGTCATTATCCAAAGTCAAAAGGAATCATTTCCTGAGTATGAAATGCTTTCTGGTAATCGTAAATTGCCAAATAAAAGCGcccttattaaatttaatgtatttcttgatgataataaaataatgcgtGTTGGAGGACGCTTAGTTAAttccttgttttgttttgagaaAAAGCACCCTATTATTTTACAGTCCActcataaatttacaaaattactttttgaatttgaacataTAAGGTTAATGCATGCAGGCCCACAATTGATGTTGGCTTCTATTAGAGATTCGTACTGGCCTATAGGCGGACGAAATTTAGCGAGGAGTTGTTATCGTAAGTGTGTACGTTGCTGTCGCATATCAGGTAGAACAGTTAGTCCTATAATGGGCAATTTACCACAGCAGCGTCTCCTTCCAGGCGGTTACCCCTTTCAGTGCACTGGTGTGGACTATGCTGGTCCCATCATGGCTGCTAGTCGGCAAGGTCGCGGATGTAAGCTGATAAAAGTGTACATTGCAATTTTTGTGTGTTTCACCACCAAGGCTATCCATTTGGAGCTGGTAAGTGACTTAACgagtaataagtatttactagCTATATTTCGATTTATTTCGCGACGGGGAAAGCCCGATGATATTTATTCCGATAACGGTACCTCATTCGTAGGGGCCTGCAATGAACTTTCGaagtttcttaaaactaaTTGTGATTCCTTGAGCGAACAATTAGCTAATGATGGTATCAAATTCCATTTTATCCCTGCGTATAGCCCTCATTACGGCGGTCTTTGGGAAGCGGGTGTTAAGTCAACAAAGTTCCACCTTAGGCGAGTGTTGGGAAATTGTAACCTTACGTTTGAAGAACTTAACACCACATTAGTCCAGATTGAGGCAATATTAAATTCACGTCCACTGACGCCTCTGTCTTCCGATCCAGCAGATTGCACCCCATTGACTCCAGGACATTTTTTGATAGGCCGGCCTCTTACTTCACTTCCACGGCATGATATCAAGGACCATTCCACTGCTTCATTATCACATTTCCAACGAATAGAGCAGTTACGCCAGCATTTTTGGGCTCGTTGGAGTAAGGAGTTCGTATCTGAGTTGCAGCACAGAACCAAGTGGCAAAAGGGCAACGATACACTGAAGCTGGGAGCATTGGTCGTCGTAAAGGAAGATCATCTACCTCCTCTCAAATGGCGATTGGGAAGAGTCATTGCCGTCCATCCTGGATCAGATGGAATTGTTCGGGTGGCAGACATCACCACATCTGTTGGAGTCATACGAAGAGCTTTCAATAGGATTTGCCCTCTACCCGTCGACGCAGAGTTTGGTTGA